One window of Myxococcus virescens genomic DNA carries:
- a CDS encoding CheR family methyltransferase, translating to MTDRECVELLQWAAPRLRLRWEGFRRVRGQVCKRIARRLKALGLPDAGAYRARLEAEPSEWDVLDALCRVTISRFYRDARVFEVLRQDLLPARLESLRSRGEATLRAWSAGCASGEEPYTLSVLFQLGLEPRFPGARLALVATDADAGLLARAARGCYPRGALRELPRDWAERAFPGPGDEPCLAPEYRRAVDFLQQDLRSQMPDGPFHLVLCRNVAFTYFAPPLQREVLSRLVSRLVPGGLLVIGGHESLPEGDFGLTRAAGPLPVFARTDA from the coding sequence ATGACGGACCGTGAATGCGTGGAGCTGTTGCAGTGGGCCGCGCCCCGCCTGCGCCTTCGTTGGGAGGGCTTCCGGCGCGTCCGGGGGCAGGTGTGCAAGCGCATCGCCCGCAGGCTGAAGGCGCTGGGCCTGCCAGACGCGGGGGCCTACCGCGCCCGGCTGGAGGCGGAGCCCTCGGAGTGGGACGTGCTCGACGCGCTGTGCCGCGTCACCATCTCCCGCTTCTACCGGGACGCGCGCGTCTTCGAGGTGCTGCGCCAGGACTTGCTCCCCGCCCGGCTGGAGTCCCTTCGCTCCCGGGGCGAGGCCACGTTGCGGGCGTGGAGCGCGGGCTGTGCTTCCGGCGAGGAGCCCTACACGCTGTCGGTGCTCTTCCAACTGGGGCTCGAGCCTCGATTCCCGGGAGCGCGCCTGGCGTTGGTGGCCACCGATGCGGACGCGGGGCTGCTCGCGCGGGCGGCGCGGGGCTGCTATCCGCGCGGGGCCTTGCGTGAGCTGCCGCGTGACTGGGCGGAGCGGGCCTTTCCGGGGCCCGGTGACGAACCGTGCCTTGCGCCGGAGTACCGGCGGGCGGTGGACTTCCTCCAGCAGGACTTGCGCTCCCAGATGCCCGACGGGCCCTTCCACCTGGTGCTGTGCCGCAACGTCGCCTTCACCTACTTCGCGCCGCCGCTTCAACGCGAGGTCCTGTCACGGCTGGTGTCGCGGCTGGTCCCTGGCGGGCTGCTGGTGATTGGCGGCCATGAGTCCCTGCCCGAAGGAGACTTCGGCCTGACGCGCGCCGCCGGCCCGCTGCCTGTCTTCGCGCGGACAGACGCCTGA
- a CDS encoding M3 family metallopeptidase: MKRLSALTLSAALASAGCTHTPAAAPEPTAQQAPAPAAPKPVPPPEGASVLSGSLADFTAACDADLERTRAQVSAIKALDARKDGQAVLAAYDEALGSLLAAANRSSLAREVHPEAAFRDAARECEQRVDSANVALSQDRGVYDALAAVDLSSADAATRYWMDRALLDFRRAGVDRDDATRAKVKSLNEALLKLGQQFSKNIAEDVRKVTFKPAELDGLPEDYRKAHPPGADGLVVITTNYPDYFPFMTYAKNAKAREKLWRTYRQRAYPANQDVLAQLIAKRHELATLLGYASWAAYTTETKMTRTQQAAADFIDRLGVATEARAKQEYAQLLARKQKDVKGAKVLEPWDQDFYEDRLRAERFSFDSQAVRPYFEYGRVKAGVMDITSRIWGITYKPVKDARVWQQEVETYDVFDGDTLLGRIYLDMHPRDDKYKHAAQFDLVAGQAGKRYPEASLVCNFARPGELMTHDEVETFFHEFGHLLHAIFGGHLKWAGIAGTRVEWDFVETPSMLLQQWAGNPEVLKEFAKHHETNQPIPSEMVEKLRASKEFGQGLWARRQLFLSAVSLDYYSREPGFDTTEALVALQTRLSPFKHEHRDGTHFEVAFGHLDGYSAAYYTYLWSSVIAKDLETEFQKKGFLDRETAMKYRRTVLEPGGSKPAAELVKDFLGREYGFDAYRAYLDAK; this comes from the coding sequence TTGAAGAGACTGAGCGCCCTCACCCTCTCCGCGGCACTGGCGTCGGCCGGCTGCACGCACACCCCCGCCGCGGCCCCCGAGCCCACCGCGCAGCAGGCCCCGGCCCCCGCCGCGCCCAAGCCCGTGCCGCCTCCCGAAGGCGCCAGCGTCCTCTCCGGCTCCCTGGCCGACTTCACCGCCGCGTGTGACGCGGACCTCGAGCGCACCCGCGCGCAGGTGTCCGCCATCAAGGCGCTGGACGCGCGCAAGGACGGCCAGGCCGTGCTCGCCGCCTATGACGAGGCCCTGGGCTCGCTGCTCGCCGCGGCCAACCGCTCCAGCCTCGCGCGCGAGGTGCATCCGGAGGCGGCCTTCCGCGACGCCGCGCGCGAGTGCGAGCAGCGCGTGGACTCCGCCAACGTGGCGCTGTCCCAGGACCGAGGCGTCTATGACGCGCTGGCCGCGGTGGACCTGTCCAGCGCGGACGCAGCGACCCGGTACTGGATGGACCGCGCGCTGCTCGACTTCCGCCGCGCCGGCGTGGACCGCGACGACGCCACCCGCGCCAAGGTGAAGTCGCTCAACGAGGCGCTGCTCAAGCTGGGGCAGCAGTTCAGCAAGAACATCGCCGAGGACGTCCGCAAGGTGACCTTCAAGCCCGCCGAGCTGGACGGCCTGCCGGAGGACTACCGCAAGGCGCACCCGCCGGGCGCGGACGGGCTGGTGGTCATCACCACCAACTACCCGGACTACTTCCCCTTCATGACGTACGCGAAGAACGCGAAGGCGCGCGAGAAGCTGTGGCGCACCTACCGCCAGCGCGCGTACCCGGCCAACCAGGACGTGCTGGCGCAGCTCATCGCCAAGCGCCACGAGCTGGCCACGCTGCTGGGCTACGCGAGCTGGGCCGCGTACACCACCGAGACGAAGATGACGCGCACGCAGCAGGCGGCCGCGGACTTCATCGACCGGCTGGGCGTGGCCACCGAGGCCCGCGCGAAGCAGGAGTACGCGCAGCTCCTGGCGCGCAAGCAGAAGGACGTCAAGGGAGCCAAGGTGCTGGAGCCCTGGGACCAGGACTTCTACGAGGACCGGCTGCGCGCGGAGCGCTTCAGCTTCGACTCGCAGGCGGTCCGGCCCTACTTCGAGTACGGCCGGGTGAAGGCGGGGGTGATGGACATCACCTCGCGCATCTGGGGCATCACCTACAAGCCGGTGAAGGACGCCCGGGTGTGGCAGCAGGAGGTGGAGACCTACGACGTGTTCGACGGCGACACGCTGCTGGGCCGCATCTACCTGGACATGCACCCGCGTGACGACAAGTACAAGCACGCGGCGCAGTTCGACCTCGTCGCGGGTCAGGCGGGCAAGCGCTACCCGGAGGCCTCGCTGGTGTGCAACTTCGCGCGCCCCGGCGAACTGATGACGCACGACGAGGTGGAGACCTTCTTCCACGAGTTCGGCCACCTGCTGCACGCCATCTTCGGCGGGCACCTGAAGTGGGCGGGCATCGCGGGCACCCGCGTGGAGTGGGACTTCGTGGAGACGCCGTCCATGCTGCTCCAGCAGTGGGCGGGCAACCCGGAGGTGCTGAAGGAGTTCGCGAAGCACCACGAGACGAACCAGCCCATCCCTTCAGAGATGGTGGAGAAGCTCCGCGCGTCGAAGGAGTTCGGCCAGGGCCTGTGGGCGCGGCGGCAGCTGTTCCTGTCCGCGGTGAGCCTGGACTATTACTCCCGCGAGCCGGGCTTCGACACGACCGAGGCCCTGGTTGCCCTGCAGACCCGGCTCAGCCCCTTCAAGCATGAGCACCGTGACGGCACGCACTTCGAGGTGGCCTTCGGGCACCTGGATGGCTACTCGGCGGCGTACTACACGTATCTCTGGTCCTCCGTCATCGCGAAGGACCTGGAGACCGAGTTCCAGAAGAAGGGCTTCCTCGACCGGGAGACGGCGATGAAGTACCGCCGCACCGTGCTGGAGCCCGGCGGCTCCAAGCCCGCCGCCGAGTTGGTGAAGGACTTCCTCGGGCGCGAGTACGGCTTCGACGCGTACCGCGCGTACCTCGACGCGAAGTAA
- a CDS encoding DUF1592 domain-containing protein, protein MARVKPDEEVPGVPGPPGQPPVAGECENAPQNPRRVTLHRLNRAEYNATVRDLLGDTTQPAQDFPIDDHGYGFDNIADVLSLSPLLMEKYSAAAERLVNDAWTRGVFNSCALDPLNPAPCAHEILSNFARRAWRRPVQQEEVDKLMTFVTLASQHADPPEVGVKLALRSVLVSPHFLFRVEKNAPPGSTEPYTLDNYELASRLSYFLWSSMPDDALFAAAEAGKLSDPAEVEAQVRRMLADPKARALVENFAGQWLFTRALGTAVPDGTLYGAFNEELRAAMRTETELFFAEFISSDLKLKDLIDAPFTYVNDQLAAHYGLPLPGSPTHKRVDLTGHPERSGIFGKGSLLTVTSNPDRTSPVQRGVWVLEQLLCSAPPPPPPNVENLPPPITPDMTMKERMALHRSAPACQGCHRLMDPLGLAMENFDPIGRWRLQEVSGAPVDATGDLPDGAILNGVRDMQTYLKEDPKLTNCITEHMLTYATGRGLDEADHCAVKDVAEKAEARGGRLVDYILSIVSSSHFTQRGAEEEQTP, encoded by the coding sequence ATGGCTCGGGTCAAACCCGACGAGGAGGTGCCAGGAGTACCGGGTCCACCGGGGCAGCCCCCGGTGGCAGGCGAGTGCGAGAACGCGCCCCAGAATCCGCGACGCGTCACGCTTCACCGTCTCAACCGCGCGGAATACAACGCCACCGTGCGGGACCTGCTGGGAGACACCACCCAGCCGGCCCAGGACTTCCCTATCGACGACCACGGCTACGGCTTCGACAACATCGCCGACGTGCTCTCGCTGTCGCCGCTGTTGATGGAGAAGTACTCCGCCGCAGCGGAGCGGCTGGTGAATGACGCCTGGACGCGCGGCGTCTTCAACTCCTGCGCACTGGACCCGCTCAACCCTGCGCCGTGCGCGCACGAAATCCTCTCCAACTTCGCCCGCCGCGCCTGGCGCCGGCCGGTGCAGCAGGAAGAGGTCGACAAGCTGATGACCTTCGTCACCCTGGCGAGCCAGCACGCGGACCCGCCCGAGGTGGGCGTGAAGCTGGCCCTGCGCTCGGTGCTCGTCTCACCGCACTTCCTCTTCCGGGTGGAGAAGAACGCGCCGCCAGGGAGCACCGAACCGTACACGCTCGACAACTACGAGCTGGCCAGCAGGCTCTCCTACTTCCTGTGGAGCAGCATGCCGGACGACGCGCTGTTCGCCGCCGCCGAAGCAGGGAAGCTGAGCGACCCCGCGGAGGTGGAGGCCCAGGTGCGGCGCATGCTCGCGGACCCGAAGGCACGCGCGCTGGTGGAGAACTTCGCCGGCCAGTGGCTCTTCACCCGCGCGCTGGGCACCGCCGTGCCGGACGGCACGCTCTATGGCGCGTTCAACGAGGAGCTGCGCGCCGCCATGCGCACGGAGACGGAGCTCTTCTTCGCGGAGTTCATCTCCAGCGACCTCAAGCTGAAGGACCTCATCGACGCGCCGTTCACCTACGTGAACGACCAGCTGGCCGCCCACTACGGCCTGCCATTGCCCGGCAGCCCCACGCACAAGCGCGTGGACCTCACGGGCCACCCGGAGCGCAGCGGCATCTTCGGCAAGGGTTCGCTGCTCACCGTCACGTCCAACCCGGACCGCACCTCACCGGTGCAGCGCGGCGTCTGGGTGCTGGAGCAGCTGCTGTGCTCGGCGCCGCCGCCGCCGCCGCCAAACGTGGAGAACCTGCCGCCGCCCATCACGCCGGACATGACGATGAAGGAGCGCATGGCGCTCCACCGCAGCGCGCCGGCGTGCCAGGGCTGCCACCGGCTGATGGACCCGCTGGGGCTGGCGATGGAGAACTTCGACCCCATTGGCCGCTGGCGCCTCCAGGAGGTGAGCGGCGCGCCCGTGGACGCCACGGGTGACCTGCCCGACGGCGCCATCCTCAACGGGGTGCGCGACATGCAGACCTACCTGAAGGAGGACCCGAAGCTGACCAACTGCATCACCGAGCACATGCTCACCTATGCCACGGGCCGTGGCCTGGACGAGGCCGACCACTGCGCGGTGAAGGATGTCGCCGAAAAGGCCGAGGCCCGCGGTGGGCGGCTCGTCGACTACATCCTCAGCATCGTCTCGAGCAGCCACTTCACGCAGCGTGGCGCCGAGGAGGAGCAGACGCCATGA
- a CDS encoding DUF1552 domain-containing protein, protein MSKKFRLSRRTVLRGTGALMALPLLEQMLPSKAHGAPGTVPRRLAVFYTPNGIHMQKWTPTIEGPAWELTPTLEPLAAVKNDLLVLTGLANRPAFPDGDGHHAAATGAFLSCAKVYKTEGTNIRVGISMDQVIANHMTATRATRYGSMELGIDAGRGIGNCDSGYACPYANNIAWAGPRTPVAKETNAQAAFNRLFAGGIPGETQAQIEKRRAYGKSIIDVVRDDATALKGRLGTSDLQKLDEYFTSVRELEKRVEDVSVPSMTCATGAAPIVSEDPTEKTKAMMDLIILAFQCDLTRVATFMLANARANKVYPFLGLSGAHHTYSHHQKSQSNYNALATIDKWEVTLLQYLLERMKSVIEANGLSMLDNSMVYFSSEIGDGDSHNHVNLPIILAGRGGGALTPGRHIVYQEDPLANLYIYLMQAMGVPNITTFGDDGTGPLPGLV, encoded by the coding sequence ATGAGCAAGAAATTCAGACTCTCGCGACGGACCGTCTTGCGGGGAACGGGGGCGCTGATGGCGCTGCCCCTGTTGGAGCAGATGCTTCCCAGCAAGGCACATGGCGCGCCGGGCACCGTGCCCCGCAGATTGGCCGTCTTCTACACGCCCAACGGCATCCACATGCAGAAGTGGACGCCCACGATAGAGGGCCCCGCGTGGGAGCTGACGCCCACGCTGGAGCCCCTGGCCGCGGTGAAGAACGACCTGCTGGTCCTCACCGGCCTGGCGAACAGGCCTGCCTTCCCGGATGGTGACGGGCACCATGCCGCTGCCACCGGCGCGTTCCTGTCCTGCGCCAAGGTGTACAAGACGGAGGGCACCAACATCCGCGTGGGCATCTCCATGGACCAGGTCATCGCCAACCACATGACGGCGACGCGGGCCACCCGCTATGGGTCCATGGAGCTGGGCATCGACGCGGGCCGCGGCATCGGAAACTGCGACTCCGGCTACGCGTGCCCGTATGCCAACAACATCGCGTGGGCGGGGCCTCGGACACCGGTGGCCAAGGAGACCAACGCGCAGGCCGCGTTCAACCGGCTCTTCGCGGGCGGCATCCCCGGAGAGACGCAGGCACAAATCGAGAAGCGGCGCGCTTACGGCAAGAGCATCATCGACGTCGTGCGCGATGACGCCACCGCGCTGAAGGGCCGGCTGGGCACCTCGGACCTGCAGAAGCTGGATGAGTACTTCACCAGCGTGCGGGAGTTGGAGAAGCGGGTGGAGGACGTGTCCGTCCCATCCATGACCTGCGCCACGGGAGCCGCTCCCATCGTGTCCGAGGACCCGACGGAGAAGACCAAGGCGATGATGGACCTCATCATCCTCGCCTTCCAGTGTGACCTCACCCGGGTGGCCACCTTCATGCTGGCCAACGCGCGCGCCAACAAGGTCTACCCCTTCCTGGGGCTCAGCGGCGCACACCACACGTACTCGCACCACCAGAAGTCGCAGTCCAACTACAACGCGCTCGCCACCATCGACAAATGGGAGGTGACGCTCCTCCAGTACCTGCTGGAGCGCATGAAGTCGGTCATCGAGGCCAACGGCCTTTCGATGCTCGACAACTCGATGGTCTACTTCTCCAGCGAAATCGGCGACGGGGACTCTCACAACCACGTCAACCTGCCCATCATCCTGGCGGGCAGGGGCGGCGGCGCGCTCACCCCGGGCCGGCACATCGTCTACCAGGAGGACCCGCTGGCCAACCTGTACATCTACCTGATGCAGGCCATGGGCGTGCCCAACATCACCACCTTCGGTGACGACGGGACGGGCCCGCTGCCGGGCCTTGTGTAA
- a CDS encoding CAP domain-containing protein, whose translation MHERASWRIIPLMPSFSRVSRWSALLLLPPLLGCGSGGTQQGRRQNATSRQAVATRQPAASAKPKEPRAALPDAKDFSRDMVAAHNLARSRAQPAPKPALPPLAWSTQAERKAASWAKACKFEHNPDRGDFGENLAAATPGAWTTSQVVKSWADEAADYDYRRNTCQKGKVCGHYTQVVWRKTAAVGCATVMCNKNSPFGAKFPTWQLWVCNYTPPGNWVGQRPY comes from the coding sequence ATGCATGAGCGGGCGTCCTGGCGCATCATCCCCCTCATGCCTTCCTTCTCCCGCGTCTCCCGCTGGTCCGCCTTGCTCCTGCTGCCGCCGCTGCTCGGCTGCGGGAGCGGTGGCACCCAACAGGGGCGGCGACAGAACGCCACCTCCCGGCAGGCGGTGGCCACAAGGCAGCCCGCCGCGTCCGCGAAGCCGAAGGAGCCACGCGCGGCCCTTCCCGATGCGAAGGACTTCTCCCGGGACATGGTGGCCGCGCACAACCTGGCGCGCTCCCGGGCCCAGCCCGCCCCCAAGCCCGCGCTGCCGCCGCTGGCCTGGTCCACCCAGGCCGAGCGCAAGGCCGCGTCCTGGGCGAAGGCCTGCAAGTTCGAGCACAACCCGGACCGGGGCGACTTCGGAGAGAACCTCGCCGCCGCCACGCCCGGCGCGTGGACCACGTCCCAGGTGGTGAAGAGCTGGGCGGACGAAGCCGCTGACTACGACTACCGGCGCAACACCTGCCAGAAGGGCAAGGTGTGCGGGCACTACACGCAGGTGGTGTGGCGCAAAACGGCGGCCGTGGGGTGCGCCACGGTGATGTGCAACAAGAACTCACCGTTCGGCGCGAAGTTCCCTACCTGGCAGCTCTGGGTGTGCAACTACACGCCGCCGGGCAACTGGGTGGGTCAGCGGCCCTACTGA
- a CDS encoding CAP domain-containing protein: protein MLRPTPRHLRPLGLLIPLLLTGCGSDTPGEEDGDTEPLVMTQFDRDMLAAHNAARRNVSPAASPALEDLTWDEQATRTAKAYAAKCQFSHNPNRGNLGENLTAASSSAMGAQGVVQGWVDEAAHYDHAANTCASGKVCGHYTQVVWRNTRALGCAVQECTTNSPFGSQFPNWTLWVCNYAPPGNYVGQRPY from the coding sequence ATGCTCCGCCCCACGCCCCGCCATCTTCGACCGCTTGGCCTGCTCATCCCCCTGCTCCTCACCGGCTGTGGCTCCGACACACCCGGAGAGGAGGACGGCGACACCGAGCCGCTGGTCATGACGCAGTTCGACCGCGACATGCTGGCCGCGCACAACGCCGCGCGGAGGAACGTGTCGCCCGCCGCCTCCCCCGCGTTGGAGGACCTGACGTGGGACGAGCAGGCGACGCGCACGGCGAAGGCCTACGCAGCGAAGTGCCAGTTCTCGCACAACCCGAATCGCGGCAACCTGGGGGAGAACCTCACCGCGGCATCGTCCAGCGCCATGGGCGCCCAGGGCGTGGTGCAGGGCTGGGTGGACGAGGCCGCCCACTACGACCACGCCGCCAACACCTGCGCGAGCGGCAAGGTCTGCGGCCACTACACCCAGGTGGTGTGGCGCAACACGCGGGCCCTGGGCTGCGCCGTCCAGGAGTGCACGACGAACTCGCCCTTCGGTTCCCAGTTCCCGAATTGGACGCTCTGGGTGTGCAACTACGCGCCGCCGGGCAACTACGTGGGCCAGCGCCCCTACTGA
- a CDS encoding dienelactone hydrolase family protein — MRQGLLLMMGALLLSACVQGRAREVLREPSATGAVSESEFKALHTLREDAPPVLKGQEVEVAGTKAYLSLPQGAQGPLPAVIVIHEWWGLNDHIRHWTDRLAAEGYAALAVDLYGGKVATTRDEALALLKAVDPARAQAMLTAAHTFLQQDARVQAPRTGTIGWCFGGGWSLHAAMAMPELDAAVLYYGNPVTEARELAAIRAPVLGIFGTKDPSIPLETVQAFRQALDDAGVRHYILEFEAEHAFANPSSERYDAQAAAGAWQQVAAFLDQHLRQ; from the coding sequence ATGCGCCAGGGCCTGCTGTTGATGATGGGAGCGCTGCTGCTGAGCGCCTGTGTCCAGGGCCGCGCCCGGGAAGTGCTCCGCGAGCCGTCCGCCACGGGCGCTGTCTCCGAGTCGGAGTTCAAGGCGCTGCACACGCTCCGCGAGGACGCGCCGCCAGTGCTCAAGGGCCAGGAGGTGGAGGTGGCCGGCACGAAGGCCTACCTGAGCCTGCCCCAGGGCGCGCAGGGGCCGCTGCCCGCCGTCATCGTCATCCATGAGTGGTGGGGGCTCAATGACCACATCCGCCACTGGACGGACCGGCTGGCCGCGGAGGGCTACGCCGCGCTGGCGGTGGACCTGTATGGCGGGAAGGTGGCCACCACGCGGGATGAGGCGCTGGCGCTGCTGAAGGCCGTGGACCCGGCGCGCGCGCAGGCGATGCTGACGGCCGCGCACACCTTCTTGCAGCAGGACGCGCGGGTGCAGGCGCCGCGCACGGGCACCATCGGCTGGTGCTTCGGGGGCGGCTGGTCCCTGCACGCGGCCATGGCCATGCCGGAACTGGACGCGGCGGTCCTCTACTACGGCAACCCGGTGACGGAGGCGCGGGAGCTCGCCGCCATCCGCGCGCCGGTGCTGGGCATCTTCGGCACGAAGGACCCGTCCATCCCCCTGGAGACGGTGCAGGCCTTCCGGCAGGCCTTGGATGATGCGGGCGTGCGGCACTACATCCTGGAGTTCGAGGCGGAGCACGCCTTCGCCAACCCGTCGAGTGAGCGCTACGACGCGCAGGCCGCCGCGGGTGCCTGGCAGCAGGTGGCGGCCTTCCTGGACCAGCACCTGCGTCAGTAG
- a CDS encoding FKBP-type peptidyl-prolyl cis-trans isomerase produces the protein MQKTWLVAGMLVLAGCQQQGKTDSTPAATATAPGASANPQTEDQKTLYALGLSIGRSVSVFDMTPEELEYVKAGISAQVKGEKPAVELETYGPKLQELARARSTRKAEAEKEKAKAFLETASKEEGAQKTESGLIYKELTAGTGASPQASDIVKVHYRGTLPDGTEFDSSHKRGEPTQFPLQGVIKCWTEGVQKMKVGGKAKLVCPSDIAYGDRGAPPNIPGGAALVFEVELLEIVKPPEMPAMGGTPPAGKPSAAEKK, from the coding sequence ATGCAGAAGACGTGGCTGGTCGCGGGAATGCTGGTGCTGGCGGGCTGCCAGCAGCAGGGCAAGACGGATTCGACGCCGGCGGCGACGGCGACGGCGCCCGGCGCGAGCGCGAATCCGCAGACGGAGGACCAGAAGACGCTGTACGCGCTCGGCCTGTCCATTGGCCGCAGCGTGAGCGTGTTCGACATGACTCCCGAGGAGCTGGAGTACGTCAAGGCGGGCATCTCCGCGCAGGTGAAGGGCGAGAAGCCCGCGGTGGAGCTGGAGACGTACGGCCCGAAGCTGCAGGAGCTGGCGCGCGCGCGCAGCACCCGCAAGGCGGAGGCTGAGAAGGAGAAGGCGAAGGCATTCCTGGAGACGGCCTCGAAGGAAGAGGGCGCCCAGAAGACGGAGTCCGGCCTCATCTACAAGGAGCTGACCGCCGGTACGGGCGCGTCGCCCCAGGCGTCGGACATCGTGAAGGTGCACTACCGTGGCACGCTGCCGGACGGCACCGAGTTCGACAGCTCGCACAAGCGTGGCGAGCCCACGCAGTTCCCGCTCCAGGGTGTCATCAAGTGCTGGACCGAGGGCGTGCAGAAGATGAAAGTGGGCGGCAAGGCCAAGCTCGTGTGCCCGTCCGACATCGCCTACGGTGACCGCGGCGCGCCGCCGAACATCCCGGGCGGGGCCGCCCTGGTGTTCGAGGTGGAGCTGCTGGAGATCGTCAAGCCGCCGGAGATGCCGGCCATGGGCGGCACGCCGCCGGCGGGCAAGCCCTCCGCGGCCGAGAAGAAGTAG
- a CDS encoding heme-dependent oxidative N-demethylase family protein encodes MLPYFPFEQDVFSMSLGVRALRPEETLIEVDAPRYADEVALKVALLTAGHAERFQGGPGTEELQWETLTVLLPAMARQSPEHFSLEVEGTRWCWHNRLLGTRTHFTPGDAASLPLAPLDWFGRQVQEDLLLLDGTHEGFPLVAGQLCFPSGWCLGDKLGRSLLAVHEPVPQFNAKLGPSTLKLMEGLKPGRPVTRCNWAISVTERLDLEPRTLPEWRHLFDGITPDNAGERCFLRLERQTLTRLPRTRAILFTIHTYVAPVASEVEAPGRRQRLARVLRTVPADTAAYKRVAPVLAPLLGYLEAGEADAGGKG; translated from the coding sequence GTGCTGCCTTACTTCCCCTTCGAGCAGGATGTCTTTTCAATGTCGCTGGGCGTGCGTGCGCTGAGGCCTGAAGAGACACTCATTGAAGTAGACGCGCCGCGCTATGCGGACGAAGTGGCATTGAAGGTGGCGCTGCTGACGGCGGGGCACGCCGAGCGCTTCCAGGGAGGGCCCGGAACAGAGGAGCTTCAATGGGAGACGTTGACGGTGCTGCTGCCTGCCATGGCGCGTCAATCGCCGGAGCACTTCTCGCTGGAGGTGGAGGGCACGCGCTGGTGCTGGCACAACCGCCTGCTGGGCACGCGGACGCACTTCACGCCGGGGGACGCGGCGAGCCTGCCGCTGGCGCCGCTGGACTGGTTTGGCCGGCAGGTTCAGGAGGACCTGCTGCTGCTGGACGGCACGCATGAGGGGTTCCCGCTGGTGGCGGGCCAGTTGTGTTTCCCTTCCGGGTGGTGCTTGGGGGACAAACTGGGCCGGTCGCTGCTGGCCGTCCACGAGCCGGTGCCCCAGTTCAACGCGAAGCTGGGGCCCTCCACGCTGAAGTTGATGGAGGGCCTGAAGCCCGGGCGCCCCGTCACGCGCTGCAACTGGGCCATCAGCGTCACGGAGCGGCTGGACCTGGAGCCGCGCACGCTGCCGGAGTGGCGGCACTTGTTCGACGGCATCACCCCGGACAATGCGGGCGAGCGTTGCTTCCTCCGCCTGGAGCGTCAGACGCTCACCCGGCTGCCCCGCACGCGCGCCATTCTCTTCACCATCCACACCTACGTGGCCCCGGTGGCCTCGGAAGTGGAAGCGCCCGGTCGGCGGCAGCGGCTGGCCCGCGTGCTGCGCACCGTGCCCGCCGACACCGCGGCCTACAAGCGCGTCGCGCCCGTGCTGGCGCCGCTGCTGGGCTACCTGGAGGCGGGCGAGGCTGACGCCGGGGGGAAGGGGTAA